A single window of Streptomyces aquilus DNA harbors:
- a CDS encoding DUF2690 domain-containing protein, whose translation MAALTLLAGAFQGFQASPAAAVDCFRDTCAGKDPIAMGCDNDAELLQQVTEPDESVAVRLIWSPLCQGVWLKISRDLDTSPDYVYGTLWTTRAPDGGIEEYDTTGLLGDGVAGAYTKMQNWKATTAKACWNDVDAQFDPAPLRYIKNNNDASLPLRHGSCTDWM comes from the coding sequence ATGGCTGCCCTGACGCTGCTGGCCGGGGCCTTTCAGGGATTCCAGGCGTCCCCGGCGGCCGCGGTCGACTGCTTTCGGGACACCTGTGCGGGCAAGGACCCCATTGCGATGGGGTGTGACAACGATGCCGAGCTTCTGCAGCAGGTGACCGAGCCGGACGAGTCGGTCGCGGTGCGGCTGATCTGGTCGCCGCTGTGCCAGGGGGTGTGGTTGAAGATCTCACGCGATCTCGACACGTCCCCCGACTACGTGTACGGGACGTTGTGGACGACACGTGCTCCCGACGGCGGCATCGAGGAGTACGACACGACCGGCCTGCTCGGCGACGGCGTGGCGGGCGCCTACACCAAGATGCAGAACTGGAAGGCCACGACGGCGAAGGCGTGCTGGAACGACGTCGATGCCCAGTTCGACCCCGCGCCGCTGCGTTACATCAAGAACAACAACGACGCCAGCCTTCCGCTCCGGCACGGCTCGTGCACGGACTGGATGTAG
- a CDS encoding ABC transporter ATP-binding protein, whose translation MDALLAVRARGINKCFGDVVALDNVDLDVTQGQIHGLVGPNGAGKTTLLGLLLGLAVADSGRLEILGTPVERALAVPDGVAGFVDGPGLYPSLTARQNLAALAQLRGHDARTAGIDEVLDQVGLTDVADDKARGFSLGMRQRLGLAAALLTKPRLLVLDEPSNGLDPSGKRHVHRVLTRLAADGTSVVVSSHRMDDLEALCSEVTILATGRVVFSGPLNKLASENRELDYRVRTSDPLAARRLANDTDGIRVVEGTGMRQDAEVLVVRALVPALDELVAYLVRSGVAVRELAPVVSPLEAAFLALTERQEDGK comes from the coding sequence ATGGACGCACTTCTCGCGGTCCGGGCGCGTGGGATCAACAAGTGTTTCGGCGATGTCGTGGCACTCGACAACGTCGACCTCGATGTGACGCAGGGGCAGATCCACGGCCTGGTGGGACCCAACGGCGCCGGCAAGACGACGCTGCTCGGCCTTCTGCTGGGGCTGGCCGTCGCCGACAGCGGCCGGCTGGAGATCCTCGGGACGCCGGTGGAGCGGGCGCTCGCCGTTCCCGACGGGGTCGCCGGCTTCGTGGACGGTCCCGGCCTCTACCCCTCCCTCACCGCCCGGCAGAACCTCGCCGCGCTGGCCCAACTCCGGGGCCACGACGCGCGGACGGCGGGAATCGACGAGGTGCTCGACCAGGTCGGCCTCACCGACGTCGCCGACGACAAGGCCCGCGGCTTCTCCCTCGGCATGCGGCAACGGCTCGGTCTGGCCGCCGCCCTGCTCACCAAGCCCCGGCTGCTGGTGCTCGACGAACCCTCCAACGGCCTTGACCCGTCCGGCAAAAGACATGTGCACCGGGTTCTGACCCGGCTCGCCGCCGACGGCACCAGTGTGGTCGTCTCCAGTCACCGGATGGACGACCTCGAGGCGCTGTGCTCCGAGGTGACCATCCTCGCCACCGGACGAGTCGTCTTCTCCGGGCCACTGAACAAGCTGGCCTCCGAGAACCGCGAACTCGACTACCGGGTGCGCACTTCCGATCCGCTGGCCGCGCGCCGACTGGCCAACGACACGGACGGGATCAGGGTCGTCGAGGGCACCGGGATGCGGCAGGACGCCGAGGTACTGGTGGTACGAGCCCTGGTGCCGGCGCTCGACGAACTGGTGGCGTACCTCGTGCGGTCGGGTGTCGCCGTGCGCGAACTGGCGCCCGTCGTCTCGCCGTTGGAGGCCGCGTTCCTCGCCCTCACCGAGCGTCAGGAGGACGGCAAATGA
- a CDS encoding alkaline phosphatase family protein produces the protein MQVTRLRRVSEKEQVSLFGRRVGRRTLLVTAGITVALGVTGTAVASTWQFGTQQVAQVTRNGQVLPSDQYIKPYGDRTVINDGKIMSSTVSPDGTHLAAAVADGDASLVVLDLATGQVKQKVGTNAADDLRIKTGSVGQEGPTYSPDGTQLWLGQADGYTKFTVGADGTLSNPVTVSIPADGTKHALVGAAVFSADGSTVYSAVNGQNRVVAIDAAGGTIKQSWAVGNAPRGLALVGRKLYVSNEGGRPAEAGETTMNSYGTQVPADPDTGAATTGTVSVIDTSDASAAVGSIEVGLHPIAVYAKKGTVFVTNTADNSVSVINTAKDKVVQTIATQPWPEASVGYEPNAVTLTDDGRLLVTLGRANAVAVYRYTSAQQPARYVGLLPTDYFPSGITTVGKQVIVSNTRGVDARRPTTASGHNTHDTTSSLTQFTLPDDKTVRSQTADVFRQNGWTAGSVLTANGKGHAKPLPVPLRLGDPSTIKHVFLLVKENRTYDQVFGDLPQGDGDSSLTTFGENVTPNQHALAQQFGLYDNFYDVGTNSAEGHNWLMQSDNPEYTESSAGEYTRSYDTEDDVLGHQKTGFIWTGAQAAGKSVKDFGEFQSIESKPAGATWQNLYCDSKNMAATGAQTQYPIKTGSAIPSLNKVAVQGFPLFDLDVPDIYKEQIWKQDFEKNGPANLNMFWFSNDHTGGPANASAEVADNDLAVGRMVDEITHSKYWRDSAIFVVEDDSQNGLDHIDGHRAPVQVISPYAQHGTVDNHYYSQITMVRTIEQILGIHPMNQLDSAATPMYGAFTPKANYTPFTAVPNRTSLTLGVSPQPTCGSDTPAAQDKQAAAAPTTTAVSQAARTVAAQWKAWASHQRLTGPNAVPDYANPEQMNRYTWYQTHNFTKPYPGDKQVYAPNAVPGAYLPSPESDG, from the coding sequence ATGCAGGTAACACGGCTGCGCCGGGTTAGCGAGAAAGAGCAGGTCAGCCTCTTCGGCAGACGCGTCGGCCGGCGCACCCTCCTGGTCACGGCGGGTATCACGGTCGCGCTCGGCGTCACGGGGACCGCCGTCGCCTCGACGTGGCAGTTCGGCACCCAGCAGGTCGCCCAGGTCACCCGCAATGGCCAGGTCCTGCCCAGCGACCAGTACATCAAGCCGTACGGCGACCGCACCGTCATCAACGACGGCAAGATCATGTCGTCCACGGTCAGCCCGGACGGCACCCACCTCGCGGCCGCCGTCGCCGACGGCGACGCCTCGCTCGTCGTCCTGGACCTCGCGACCGGGCAGGTGAAACAGAAGGTCGGCACCAACGCGGCGGACGACCTGCGCATCAAGACCGGCTCCGTCGGCCAGGAAGGTCCGACGTACTCGCCCGACGGCACGCAGCTGTGGCTGGGCCAGGCCGACGGCTACACCAAGTTCACCGTGGGTGCGGACGGCACCCTCAGCAACCCGGTGACCGTCTCCATCCCGGCCGACGGCACCAAGCACGCGCTGGTGGGCGCGGCGGTCTTCTCCGCCGACGGTTCCACCGTCTATTCCGCGGTCAACGGCCAGAACCGGGTCGTCGCCATCGACGCGGCCGGCGGAACCATCAAGCAGAGCTGGGCCGTCGGCAACGCCCCGCGCGGTCTCGCCCTGGTGGGCCGCAAGCTCTACGTCAGCAACGAGGGCGGGCGCCCGGCCGAGGCCGGCGAGACCACCATGAACTCCTACGGCACCCAGGTGCCGGCCGACCCCGACACCGGCGCCGCCACCACCGGCACGGTCAGCGTCATCGACACGTCAGACGCGTCGGCCGCGGTCGGCAGCATCGAGGTCGGTCTGCACCCGATCGCGGTGTACGCCAAGAAGGGCACGGTGTTCGTGACGAACACCGCCGACAACAGCGTCTCGGTCATCAACACGGCCAAGGACAAGGTCGTCCAGACCATCGCCACCCAGCCGTGGCCGGAGGCCTCGGTCGGGTACGAGCCCAACGCCGTGACGCTCACCGACGACGGCCGCCTGCTGGTGACGCTCGGCCGCGCCAACGCCGTCGCCGTCTACCGCTACACCTCCGCGCAGCAGCCGGCCCGCTACGTCGGCCTGCTTCCCACGGACTACTTCCCCTCGGGGATCACCACCGTCGGCAAGCAGGTGATCGTCTCCAACACCCGTGGCGTCGACGCCCGCCGCCCCACCACCGCCAGTGGTCACAACACCCACGACACGACGTCGAGCCTGACGCAGTTCACGCTGCCCGACGACAAGACCGTCCGCTCGCAGACGGCCGACGTCTTCAGGCAGAACGGCTGGACGGCCGGTTCGGTCCTCACCGCCAACGGCAAGGGCCACGCCAAGCCGCTGCCGGTCCCGCTGCGCCTGGGCGACCCCTCGACGATCAAGCACGTCTTCCTGCTGGTCAAGGAGAACCGGACCTACGACCAGGTCTTCGGCGACCTGCCGCAGGGCGACGGGGACTCCTCGCTGACCACGTTCGGCGAGAACGTGACGCCCAACCAGCACGCGTTGGCCCAGCAGTTCGGGCTCTACGACAACTTCTACGACGTCGGCACCAACTCCGCCGAGGGCCACAACTGGCTGATGCAGTCGGACAACCCGGAGTACACCGAGTCCTCCGCCGGCGAGTACACGCGCAGCTACGACACCGAGGACGACGTGCTCGGCCACCAGAAGACCGGCTTCATCTGGACCGGCGCGCAGGCGGCCGGTAAGTCCGTCAAGGACTTCGGCGAGTTCCAGTCGATCGAGTCCAAGCCGGCCGGCGCGACCTGGCAGAACCTGTACTGCGACAGCAAGAACATGGCCGCGACCGGCGCGCAGACCCAGTACCCCATCAAGACCGGTTCGGCGATCCCGTCGCTCAACAAGGTGGCGGTGCAGGGCTTCCCGCTGTTCGACCTCGATGTCCCGGACATCTACAAGGAACAGATCTGGAAGCAGGACTTCGAGAAGAACGGTCCGGCGAACCTGAACATGTTCTGGTTCTCCAACGACCACACCGGCGGCCCGGCGAACGCCTCCGCCGAAGTCGCCGACAACGACCTCGCGGTCGGCCGGATGGTCGACGAGATCACGCACAGCAAGTACTGGAGGGACTCGGCGATCTTCGTCGTCGAGGACGACTCCCAGAACGGCCTCGACCACATCGACGGCCACCGTGCGCCGGTCCAGGTCATCAGCCCGTACGCCCAGCACGGCACCGTCGACAACCACTACTACTCGCAGATCACGATGGTCCGCACCATCGAGCAGATCCTCGGCATCCACCCGATGAACCAGCTCGACAGCGCGGCCACCCCGATGTACGGGGCGTTCACCCCGAAGGCGAACTACACGCCGTTCACCGCGGTGCCCAACCGGACCTCGCTGACCCTCGGTGTGAGCCCCCAGCCCACCTGTGGTTCGGACACCCCGGCGGCGCAGGACAAGCAGGCGGCCGCCGCGCCGACGACCACCGCGGTGTCCCAGGCGGCGCGGACGGTCGCGGCGCAGTGGAAGGCCTGGGCCTCGCACCAGCGCCTGACCGGCCCGAACGCCGTGCCGGACTACGCCAACCCCGAGCAGATGAACCGTTACACCTGGTACCAGACGCACAACTTCACCAAGCCGTACCCGGGCGACAAGCAGGTCTACGCGCCGAACGCGGTACCCGGCGCCTACCTCCCGTCGCCGGAGTCCGACGGCTGA
- a CDS encoding SDR family oxidoreductase encodes MNDRTALVTGANKGIGKHIARLLAAEGVTVYIGARDRVLGQRAVEEIGARARLLVLDVTDPDGIAQAATQVDRLDILVNNAGISPSLALPTDTSVEEFRRTYETNVFGVVAVTNAFLPALRQSPRPRIVNISSGTASLTWSTHPNPQFTPGNGGAAAYRSSKAALNALTVLYAQTLAEDGFKVNALAPGMRATDLNPLAAAAGDDPGEAAQAAIRLALLPDHGPTGGFFSWDATPVPW; translated from the coding sequence ATGAACGATCGCACAGCTCTGGTCACCGGTGCCAACAAGGGCATCGGCAAGCACATCGCCCGGCTCCTGGCCGCCGAAGGCGTCACCGTGTACATCGGCGCCCGCGACCGCGTGCTCGGACAACGAGCCGTCGAGGAGATCGGCGCACGCGCCCGCCTCCTGGTCCTCGACGTCACAGACCCTGACGGCATCGCACAGGCCGCCACCCAAGTCGACCGCCTGGACATCCTGGTCAACAACGCCGGGATCTCACCGTCACTCGCCTTGCCGACCGACACCAGCGTCGAGGAATTCCGGCGCACATACGAGACCAACGTCTTCGGGGTCGTGGCGGTCACCAATGCCTTCCTGCCCGCCCTGCGCCAATCCCCGCGCCCGCGCATCGTCAACATCTCCAGCGGCACCGCATCCCTGACCTGGAGCACACACCCCAACCCCCAGTTCACCCCGGGAAACGGCGGCGCCGCTGCCTACCGGTCCTCCAAAGCCGCCCTCAACGCCCTCACCGTCCTTTACGCCCAGACGCTGGCCGAGGACGGCTTCAAGGTCAACGCGCTCGCTCCCGGCATGCGGGCCACCGACCTCAACCCCCTGGCGGCCGCTGCCGGAGACGACCCGGGCGAGGCCGCCCAGGCAGCCATCCGCCTGGCACTGCTGCCCGACCACGGCCCCACCGGCGGCTTCTTCTCTTGGGACGCAACACCCGTGCCCTGGTAA
- a CDS encoding ABC transporter permease, with translation MTTAIADDSVAIVRRVPLSRGYRFELVKLVSQWRIRLLVLACWIAPALFVAGVSRQSTLPSDTLFGRWMHATGWAGPLVMLGFAGTWALPLLTSVVAGDVFAAEDRLGTWRHLLVAVRPPRRIFVAKSLASLSVILLLVAGLVCSSVVGGLASVGNQPLVGLDGRLLTPGDAAGRVLLAWLCALAPTLALAAIGLLGSVALGRSPTGLLLPPLVALGMQVAQMLPLPVAVRLALPGYAFLSWNGLFTSPAQLGPLLIGVAVSLVWAVLATALAYLLFLRRDFTNLAYDGAGRRALTLGLLPLAALTAATVAVVAMAMPSTGSGIEQDKVQRSVATAFAHLYRLQTRQLHRPAVTEAQLRTTAACTKSDGQGAQEGAGNDWRCVVTWHLPDVAVAGTAVYQLDVASDGRFVADGDGPKEVNGYFLVRTPTGDAPNPLWQFDGNVELLDTTSKG, from the coding sequence ATGACCACGGCCATCGCCGATGACAGCGTTGCCATCGTCCGCCGGGTGCCGCTGTCGCGCGGCTACCGCTTCGAGTTGGTGAAGCTGGTCTCGCAGTGGCGGATCCGTCTGCTGGTCCTGGCCTGCTGGATCGCGCCGGCGCTTTTCGTGGCCGGGGTGAGCCGGCAGAGCACCTTGCCGTCCGACACGCTGTTCGGCCGCTGGATGCATGCCACGGGGTGGGCCGGGCCGCTGGTGATGCTCGGTTTCGCGGGCACCTGGGCACTGCCGCTGCTGACGTCGGTGGTCGCCGGTGACGTGTTCGCCGCCGAGGACCGACTGGGGACCTGGCGGCATCTGCTGGTGGCGGTCCGCCCACCCCGCCGGATCTTCGTGGCGAAGTCGCTGGCCAGCCTCTCCGTCATCCTGCTGCTGGTGGCCGGGCTCGTCTGCTCCAGCGTGGTCGGCGGGTTGGCGTCGGTCGGCAACCAGCCGCTGGTCGGCCTCGACGGCCGTCTGCTGACACCGGGGGACGCGGCGGGCCGGGTCCTGCTGGCGTGGCTGTGCGCGCTCGCGCCGACCCTGGCCCTCGCCGCGATCGGCCTGCTCGGATCGGTGGCCCTGGGGCGCTCCCCGACGGGCCTGCTGCTGCCGCCGCTGGTCGCCCTCGGCATGCAGGTCGCCCAGATGCTGCCACTGCCGGTCGCCGTACGCCTCGCCCTGCCGGGCTACGCCTTCCTCTCCTGGAACGGCCTGTTCACCAGCCCGGCCCAGCTCGGCCCGCTGCTGATCGGCGTCGCGGTCAGCCTGGTGTGGGCCGTGCTGGCGACGGCACTGGCCTATCTGCTGTTCCTGCGGCGGGACTTCACCAACCTGGCCTACGACGGTGCCGGTCGCCGGGCCCTCACGCTCGGGCTGCTGCCGCTGGCCGCCCTCACCGCCGCCACCGTCGCGGTGGTCGCCATGGCGATGCCGTCCACGGGCTCCGGCATCGAGCAGGACAAGGTCCAGCGTTCGGTGGCCACCGCCTTCGCCCACCTCTACCGGCTGCAGACCCGGCAGTTGCACCGACCCGCCGTCACGGAGGCGCAGCTGCGGACCACGGCGGCGTGCACCAAGAGCGACGGCCAGGGCGCTCAAGAAGGCGCGGGCAACGACTGGCGTTGCGTCGTGACCTGGCATCTCCCCGACGTCGCGGTGGCCGGTACGGCCGTCTACCAGCTCGACGTCGCCTCGGACGGGCGGTTCGTGGCCGACGGCGACGGACCGAAGGAAGTCAACGGCTACTTCCTCGTCCGTACCCCCACCGGGGACGCCCCGAACCCCCTTTGGCAGTTCGACGGCAACGTCGAACTGCTCGACACCACCTCGAAGGGATAA
- a CDS encoding helix-turn-helix transcriptional regulator, with protein MARQELARFLRERRAALRPHEIGLTAAGTDRRTPGLRREEVAERAHMSVDYYTRLEQARGPRPSPRILDALSQALRLTPAERSHLFRLAGSSAPPGVSAVRRVRPHVARMLERLPQTGAIVTDAAYGVVAWNPLAQALLGGDLRGGRANLARRRFLGQGRMYESSSAEEFGHIVVARLRRAADRYPHDPQLTALLAELHTGSEEFRQIWQTRPVHAPGHRTKILDHPETGTLRLNCDVLLVPEDDQEVVLITADPGSPAARTLHRLARPAT; from the coding sequence ATGGCACGACAGGAGCTGGCACGCTTCCTGCGGGAGCGCCGGGCGGCCTTGCGTCCCCACGAGATCGGCCTGACGGCGGCCGGCACCGATCGCCGGACCCCGGGCCTGCGCCGCGAAGAGGTGGCCGAGCGCGCCCACATGTCGGTCGACTACTACACGCGGCTGGAGCAGGCCCGGGGCCCGCGGCCGTCCCCGCGGATCCTGGACGCGTTGTCCCAGGCACTGCGGCTGACGCCGGCCGAGCGCAGCCACCTGTTCCGCCTGGCGGGATCGAGCGCGCCGCCCGGCGTCAGTGCCGTGCGGCGGGTACGCCCGCATGTGGCCCGGATGCTGGAGCGACTGCCGCAGACCGGTGCCATCGTCACTGACGCGGCGTACGGCGTCGTCGCCTGGAACCCCTTGGCCCAGGCACTCCTCGGCGGCGATCTCAGGGGCGGGAGGGCGAACCTGGCCCGGCGCCGCTTCCTTGGCCAGGGACGGATGTATGAGAGCTCCAGCGCCGAGGAGTTCGGGCACATTGTGGTGGCGCGGCTGCGACGGGCCGCCGACCGCTACCCGCACGACCCGCAGTTGACGGCTCTGCTGGCCGAACTGCACACCGGCAGCGAGGAGTTCCGGCAGATATGGCAGACGCGTCCGGTCCACGCCCCCGGGCACCGCACCAAGATCCTGGATCATCCGGAGACCGGCACGCTGCGGTTGAACTGTGACGTCCTGCTCGTGCCCGAGGATGACCAGGAAGTCGTCCTGATCACGGCCGACCCCGGATCACCTGCCGCGCGGACCCTGCACAGGCTGGCCAGGCCGGCGACCTGA
- a CDS encoding SMI1/KNR4 family protein, translating to MTSNDHAAPLHREPSPKTRQEADDDALIKAVRARAWDPGLRFDRADVPVAWIIERCGKPRLERIRGDIVSYGSDGTVELKAETEEVRDYYADAARGPLFPPISLSDVEKAEDRIGRRLPELLRRLYTEVANGGFGPDGGLACLTDGNRAPGHVRDWPCAASVHERNRSEGMPPSWLLLAYGGCTMEWHVSLSAVDNPVLLYDADGCPFGEDPHDGLRHATASLRKWLWTWADGGDVWDETDGVAPAGSGPIPAGN from the coding sequence TTGACATCCAATGATCACGCGGCGCCACTCCACCGTGAGCCCAGCCCAAAGACCAGGCAAGAGGCGGACGACGACGCGTTGATCAAAGCTGTGCGGGCTCGCGCGTGGGATCCGGGCCTGCGATTCGACCGCGCGGACGTCCCTGTCGCGTGGATCATCGAGCGTTGTGGCAAGCCCCGGTTGGAACGGATACGAGGCGACATAGTTTCGTATGGCAGTGACGGGACGGTCGAGCTCAAGGCCGAGACCGAGGAGGTGCGCGACTACTACGCCGACGCTGCTCGCGGGCCGCTGTTCCCTCCGATCTCCCTGTCAGACGTCGAGAAGGCAGAGGACAGAATCGGACGCCGCCTTCCCGAACTGCTTCGGCGCCTCTACACCGAGGTCGCCAACGGAGGATTCGGACCCGATGGCGGGCTTGCCTGTCTGACCGACGGTAACCGGGCCCCAGGGCACGTGCGCGACTGGCCGTGCGCGGCCAGCGTGCACGAACGTAACCGGTCAGAGGGCATGCCACCGTCGTGGCTCCTTCTCGCCTACGGCGGCTGCACGATGGAATGGCATGTCTCGTTGAGCGCAGTCGACAACCCAGTGCTTCTCTACGACGCCGACGGTTGCCCCTTTGGGGAAGACCCTCACGACGGCCTTCGCCATGCGACCGCCTCCCTACGGAAATGGCTGTGGACCTGGGCTGACGGTGGTGACGTCTGGGATGAAACGGATGGTGTGGCGCCTGCGGGATCTGGTCCGATACCCGCAGGGAATTGA